The Terriglobus sp. TAA 43 sequence CACCCAGCAGATCACCCTTGGAGGACGCCCACAGACCGCTGCGCAGCCGCTGCTGCGCCTCGTATGCGCGGCGCGAGGCCCCCAGGAGCAGCAGCATGGCTACGTCCGCGGTCGCATCGGTTAGCACGCCCGGTGTGTGTGCCACAGGGATGCCTCTGGCGCGCGCCGCTGCCAGGTCGATATGGTCGTACCCCACGGAAAACGTGGCGATCGCTTTGACGGACTGTGAGAGCAGGGAAAAGAAGCGCGCATCCAGCTTGTTCACCGGCGACACGAGGATGGCATCAGCGCCGTCGGCTGCCTGCAGTAACTCGTCCTGCGTCCACGGCTGTTCGTTGGGGTTCCAGCGGGGCTCAAAATCGCGGTTAATGCGTGCATCCACCTCGGGGGTGAAGTGGCGGGCCACGGCAAGGATAGGCTTCATGGAGTCCATGTTAGCGGCAGTCAGATCGGCACCAAGAACTTGGGCCGACAAGATGCCGGCCCAGGTTCGGATGTTTAGTTTTTTTCTACGCTTCCGGATACAGCAGTTCGGTGAACCGCGGATCGTCTGTCATGTCCTGAAAGTCGGAGTCGGAGCGGGCCAGGATGCGGTTCTGGCCGTTCAGCCGGATTGCCTCCGTAAGCTTTTCCAGGCAGTTATGCGAGTCGCCGGTGACCGATGCAAGCACTGCCAGGCCGTAGAACGCATAGTCGGCTTCGGAGTTGCCATCCAGAATCTCGTTGAGGTGCTCACGCGCATCTTCAAATTGCCCGTCGTTCAGCAGTGAGATGGCGTAGTCATACCTCTCTTCCGCAGACGTAAAGGTCGCTGTCTTACGGTTCGCTTGTGCGACGCACGCGGCAAGATACATGCGGATGCGGTCGATGAATTCCGACGGAGCGATCTGCAGAAGCTTTTCCAGCGATGGATGTGCGGCAGCGTAGTTGCCCTGCTGCATCGCGCGAACGGCTTCTTCGTACTGCCGCAGAATCTCCTGCCGCAGTTCGTCCTGCGCAGGCGCCACGGTGCCTGCGATGGTGCGTGAGGGCTTTCCGGTCGTAGTGGTCTTGCCGGGCTTTGCAGAGGGCTTGGAGGTTGCAGATTTTGCGGCTGGCATGAGTGTCCTGAAAGTTTTCCGTATGCCTGGTTGGCTTGGGGGACGGATGAAGTTGGCAACGGGTGTTCGCTATGCGTTATACGGGAGTGTTGCGGCGCGGTCAAGGGCGTGGCATTCGGCTGCGCTCCGCCGCAGCGTACAGCACTGGATTGAGTGTGGGATCGTTATACATCTTCATCTGCCGATAAAGCTGAAAACGCCGCTCGCCATGAACCACCTGTTGCCACAACTCGGCCAGGCAGCCCGCTAGCGCAGAGCTTTGTTCCTGCAGGATGGCGAGTCGCTGACGGTTGCGTTCCCGATGCTCCTCTGTCGCATCCTGCCGG is a genomic window containing:
- a CDS encoding M48 family metallopeptidase → MPAAKSATSKPSAKPGKTTTTGKPSRTIAGTVAPAQDELRQEILRQYEEAVRAMQQGNYAAAHPSLEKLLQIAPSEFIDRIRMYLAACVAQANRKTATFTSAEERYDYAISLLNDGQFEDAREHLNEILDGNSEADYAFYGLAVLASVTGDSHNCLEKLTEAIRLNGQNRILARSDSDFQDMTDDPRFTELLYPEA